Proteins co-encoded in one Moritella sp. F3 genomic window:
- a CDS encoding alkene reductase, which translates to MTANLFQTYELNKTLSLKNRILMAPLTRCMADDELVPTQDMADYYGRRGEAGLIISEAVIIRPDGQGYPNTPGIFTPAQIDGWRTVTDAVHQNDGKIFAQLWHTGRVAHPHFYQATGSQDVMAPSAVGVDGTVPRMRELTYKTPKAVTVEEITQLVSDYAQAAANAIDAGFDGVEIHGANGYLIDQFLHHDSNRRSDEYGETPENMSRFALEVVDAIVARIGNDRTALRVSPGAYFNMAGDSRDRTVFDYLIPELEKRDLAFLHIGVFDDAMEFDYLGGRASSYVRSIYNKTLVGVGSFTAEAGSEAISDDKFDLLAIGRPFIANPDYVERVRDGKELVEYSDSMLTSLV; encoded by the coding sequence ATGACTGCTAACTTATTTCAAACTTATGAACTTAATAAGACTTTATCTTTAAAAAATCGCATTCTTATGGCGCCGCTGACTCGCTGTATGGCTGATGATGAATTAGTACCGACTCAAGATATGGCTGACTACTATGGCCGTCGAGGCGAAGCGGGGTTAATTATTTCAGAAGCTGTGATCATTCGTCCTGATGGCCAAGGTTATCCAAATACCCCTGGTATCTTTACGCCAGCACAAATTGATGGTTGGAGAACAGTGACTGATGCAGTTCATCAAAATGATGGTAAAATTTTTGCACAGCTTTGGCATACAGGTCGTGTAGCACACCCACACTTTTATCAAGCAACAGGTAGTCAAGATGTAATGGCACCTTCTGCAGTCGGTGTCGATGGCACTGTTCCTCGAATGCGTGAACTGACTTACAAAACACCTAAGGCGGTAACGGTTGAAGAGATTACTCAGTTAGTGAGTGATTATGCTCAAGCTGCAGCTAACGCTATCGATGCTGGTTTTGATGGTGTTGAAATTCACGGTGCTAATGGTTATTTAATTGACCAATTCTTACATCATGACAGTAACCGTCGTAGTGATGAATATGGCGAGACTCCAGAGAACATGTCGCGTTTCGCGCTTGAAGTAGTAGATGCAATCGTTGCTCGTATCGGTAATGACAGAACGGCACTACGTGTATCACCTGGTGCATACTTCAATATGGCTGGTGATAGTCGCGACCGTACTGTTTTCGATTATCTAATCCCTGAGCTTGAAAAACGTGATTTAGCTTTCCTGCATATTGGTGTTTTCGATGACGCGATGGAATTTGACTATTTAGGTGGCCGCGCTTCAAGTTATGTTCGTAGTATATATAACAAGACACTCGTTGGTGTTGGTAGCTTTACCGCTGAAGCGGGTAGTGAAGCAATTTCGGATGATAAATTTGACCTGCTTGCGATAGGCCGCCCGTTTATTGCCAATCCTGATTATGTTGAACGTGTTCGTGATGGCAAAGAGCTGGTTGAATACTCAGATAGTATGTTGACGAGTTTGGTTTAA
- a CDS encoding AraC family transcriptional regulator, producing MDPLSVILQRFSMNTDVFFTGNLCGISNFNRDPNKGHLHLLQSGEITIIDEQGVSHLIDEPTVMFFPTQHAHRVIASKDNPPKLVCANIVYSENTTNPIADALPRLLCFKLSENEALMKTAQWLFAEAFNEDSGRLPMINSLTDIFIIYVLRHVIDNNIMQHGLLAGLAHPQLSKVLLAIHDAPEKQWGLEDMAALALMSRSKFADVFKRTVGQSPGDYIIDWRIIIAKGLLQQNKPVSIVANAVGYENGSALARVFRKKLGISPKQWLEDTH from the coding sequence ATGGATCCGTTATCAGTCATTCTTCAACGCTTCTCGATGAACACCGACGTATTTTTCACCGGAAACCTGTGTGGTATTTCTAATTTCAACCGAGATCCTAACAAAGGTCACTTGCATCTATTACAAAGTGGCGAGATAACCATTATTGATGAACAGGGCGTTTCACATTTAATTGACGAGCCAACCGTCATGTTTTTTCCCACACAGCATGCCCACCGAGTAATTGCGAGCAAAGACAATCCCCCGAAATTAGTTTGTGCCAACATCGTTTATAGTGAAAATACAACTAATCCGATTGCGGATGCCTTACCTCGATTACTATGCTTCAAACTCAGTGAGAACGAAGCATTAATGAAAACAGCGCAGTGGTTGTTTGCAGAGGCATTTAATGAAGATAGCGGTCGCCTGCCGATGATTAATTCCCTTACGGACATCTTTATCATTTACGTGCTTCGCCATGTAATTGATAACAATATCATGCAGCATGGTCTACTTGCCGGGTTAGCGCATCCACAACTATCTAAAGTCTTGTTAGCCATACATGACGCACCGGAAAAACAATGGGGATTGGAAGATATGGCAGCGCTAGCGTTGATGTCTCGATCAAAGTTTGCCGATGTATTTAAACGGACGGTAGGTCAAAGCCCTGGGGACTATATAATTGATTGGCGTATTATCATTGCTAAAGGTCTATTACAACAAAACAAGCCTGTGTCCATTGTGGCTAATGCCGTGGGTTATGAAAATGGCTCTGCGCTGGCGAGAGTATTCAGGAAGAAATTAGGGATATCACCGAAACAATGGCTTGAAGACACGCATTAA
- a CDS encoding alpha/beta fold hydrolase, giving the protein MDNFLIDDVDVYCQDGYKLSATLFKPTSEVKAAILICPATGIIQQFYKSFACFLAEHGYAVLTFDNRGIGQSLTGKVSSSTASLQCWGEQDMPAVLEFLKTTYPDSTYHLIGHSAGGQLVGLMHNAGDLRSIFTFASSSGQLRNMKMPYALKAHFFMNLFIPMSNLLFGHTKSQLLGMGEPLPRGVAQQWRHWCNGQGYVKTAFGKSIHNHQYNTLSTPSLWVNATDDDIAIDVNVADMLTVFENMDAERLTLSPEACNLSEIGHMKFFSRKASHLWEHPLSWLENNSPLQ; this is encoded by the coding sequence ATGGATAATTTTTTAATAGATGACGTAGACGTTTATTGCCAAGATGGCTACAAGCTTTCGGCTACACTGTTTAAGCCCACAAGCGAAGTAAAAGCAGCAATATTGATCTGTCCTGCGACTGGAATAATTCAGCAATTTTACAAAAGCTTCGCTTGTTTTTTAGCTGAGCATGGATATGCAGTGCTCACCTTTGATAATCGAGGCATTGGACAGTCACTTACGGGGAAAGTCAGTTCAAGTACCGCATCATTACAGTGTTGGGGAGAGCAAGATATGCCTGCAGTCCTTGAATTTCTCAAAACAACCTATCCAGATAGTACTTATCACCTGATTGGCCACAGCGCTGGTGGCCAATTGGTTGGCTTAATGCATAATGCAGGAGATCTTAGATCCATCTTCACTTTTGCCAGCTCTTCAGGTCAGTTAAGAAATATGAAAATGCCGTATGCATTAAAAGCACATTTCTTTATGAATCTTTTCATACCTATGAGCAACCTACTTTTTGGTCACACTAAGTCCCAGTTACTTGGGATGGGAGAACCCTTACCTAGAGGAGTTGCCCAGCAATGGCGTCATTGGTGTAATGGACAAGGTTATGTAAAGACAGCTTTTGGGAAATCGATACATAATCATCAGTACAACACTCTCTCTACACCTTCGCTATGGGTGAATGCCACCGACGATGACATCGCGATTGATGTAAATGTGGCCGATATGTTGACCGTGTTTGAAAATATGGACGCTGAGAGACTGACCTTATCGCCAGAAGCTTGTAATTTAAGTGAAATAGGCCATATGAAGTTTTTTAGTCGTAAGGCAAGTCATTTATGGGAACACCCTTTATCTTGGTTAGAAAATAATAGCCCCCTGCAGTAA
- a CDS encoding alkane 1-monooxygenase — protein MKYLGTFTAHDGTTYTDKKRYFWLLSLLLPSIAAAGPLLFMAFNHEFILWFFFLFSYGFFPIMDHVMGEDTSNPPEVIIPQLEADPFYRHITILHVPVVIVIFIFCGWFIGNYELSWSGYLATALLAGNVGGHGLNIGHELGHKKNKFDRKLAKLVLAVAAYGHFFIEHNQGHHKHVATPEDPASSKMGENIYHFAIRELPGAILRAYHLEKRRLNKLGKSTYSFKNEFFQSILLSFTIYASLAVWLGSGVIPYLFISAFWSMWQLTSANYIEHYGLLRKKLPNGKYERPQPHHSWNSNHVFSNWALFHLQRHSDHHANATRSYQSLRHFNGLPTLPNGYFGMYPIAYIPWLWFKVMDKRIVNITDGDVSKINMLPIKREQLIAKYKLT, from the coding sequence ATGAAATATTTAGGGACTTTTACAGCTCATGATGGCACTACTTATACCGATAAAAAGAGATACTTTTGGTTATTATCTCTCCTATTACCAAGTATCGCAGCTGCTGGTCCACTTTTGTTTATGGCTTTTAACCATGAATTCATACTCTGGTTCTTTTTCCTTTTTAGTTATGGTTTCTTCCCTATCATGGATCATGTCATGGGTGAAGATACCAGTAATCCCCCTGAGGTTATCATTCCTCAGCTTGAAGCCGACCCCTTTTATCGTCATATCACTATTTTGCACGTACCAGTTGTTATCGTTATATTTATATTCTGCGGCTGGTTTATTGGCAATTATGAACTGAGCTGGAGTGGTTATCTAGCGACGGCGCTTTTGGCTGGTAATGTGGGTGGACATGGCTTAAATATAGGCCACGAATTAGGCCACAAGAAAAATAAGTTTGACCGTAAATTAGCTAAGCTAGTCCTCGCTGTAGCTGCTTACGGCCATTTTTTTATAGAGCATAACCAAGGTCACCATAAGCACGTGGCGACACCAGAGGATCCTGCATCTTCAAAAATGGGCGAAAACATCTATCACTTTGCAATAAGAGAATTACCTGGTGCGATCTTAAGAGCCTACCACCTAGAAAAACGACGCTTAAATAAGTTAGGTAAATCAACGTACTCTTTCAAAAACGAATTTTTTCAATCCATATTATTGAGCTTTACTATCTATGCCAGTTTAGCCGTTTGGTTAGGTTCGGGAGTCATCCCCTATTTGTTCATCTCCGCATTCTGGTCAATGTGGCAACTCACTTCAGCAAACTATATCGAGCACTACGGTCTGTTAAGGAAGAAGCTCCCTAATGGCAAGTATGAACGGCCTCAGCCTCATCATAGCTGGAACAGTAACCACGTGTTTTCAAACTGGGCTTTATTCCATTTACAACGTCATTCTGATCATCATGCTAATGCGACCCGTAGCTATCAATCTCTACGTCACTTCAACGGATTACCGACACTACCAAACGGTTATTTTGGTATGTATCCAATCGCGTATATCCCCTGGTTATGGTTTAAAGTGATGGATAAACGCATCGTCAATATTACAGACGGAGATGTTTCCAAAATCAATATGCTACCGATAAAAAGAGAACAATTGATTGCAAAATACAAGCTAACATAA
- a CDS encoding YHS domain-containing (seleno)protein — protein sequence MKLSTFVKSTFVTTALLASSLTFAANIEVNANSNDIAISGYDTVSYFTKGTPAKGSNDYTAAYNGAIYQFSSASNRDLFKADPSKYAPQYGGFCAMGVALNKKLDTDPTAWHIRGDKLYLNYNKSVQKKWNTDIPGYIEIAQVNWVDIKGLTEEQIEIVYD from the coding sequence ATGAAGCTTTCAACATTTGTAAAATCAACGTTCGTAACGACGGCATTGCTAGCAAGCAGCCTTACCTTTGCTGCGAATATCGAGGTTAATGCGAACAGTAACGACATCGCAATTAGTGGTTACGATACTGTGTCTTACTTTACAAAAGGCACACCAGCGAAAGGGTCTAACGATTACACAGCCGCTTATAATGGTGCTATTTATCAATTTTCATCTGCAAGCAACCGTGATTTATTCAAAGCAGACCCAAGTAAATATGCACCACAATATGGTGGTTTTTGCGCAATGGGCGTCGCACTGAATAAGAAATTAGACACGGATCCAACAGCTTGGCACATTCGCGGTGATAAGTTGTATTTGAACTATAATAAATCGGTTCAGAAAAAATGGAATACAGATATCCCTGGTTATATCGAAATAGCACAGGTTAATTGGGTTGATATTAAAGGCCTAACGGAAGAGCAAATCGAAATCGTATACGACTAA
- a CDS encoding ABC transporter ATP-binding protein — MLKQTILRVRNLSVSFTTNDGMVDAVKNVNFDLKSGETLAIVGESGSGKSVSSNALMCLLPDNGVVSSQSSIVFEGQSILDKTERQMQSIRGERIGMIFQEPMTSLNPYLRVGIQVAEAIMCHRKVSKKQAQIRVLELFVLVHLPNPEQAYSKFPHEFSGGQLQRIMIAMALINEPDILIADEPTTALDVTVQAEVLDLIKEIQNKMGMAILFITHDLGVVKHLADRVLVMCKGEIVEEGETGLLFQEPQHEYTKMLINSVPKGQKEPIEATAPELLRAENIQVKFLIKSHFIPSRCEYFEAVKGISLTLKQGETLGIVGESGSGKSTLGRAIIGLLPFSGNLSYKGQDLSLLSDKDRFDLKKDVQMVFQDPYGSLSPRMTVGEIITEGLRVHKPLMSKQERLQKACLALEEVRLEPNSINRYPHEFSGGQRQRIAIARALILKPSFILLDEPTSALDRSVQLTVIDLLKEIQVKNNIGFIFISHDLSVVKALSDRVLVMQKGRVMEQGTAEDIFHNPQHDYTKKLINASFDLDEEAIESVA, encoded by the coding sequence TTCTTCGCGTTCGTAATCTTTCCGTCAGTTTTACTACCAATGACGGAATGGTTGATGCGGTTAAAAATGTTAACTTTGATTTAAAATCCGGTGAAACACTGGCTATTGTCGGTGAATCGGGTTCAGGTAAATCTGTATCATCCAATGCTTTGATGTGCCTACTACCAGATAATGGTGTTGTATCTTCTCAATCGAGCATTGTCTTTGAAGGACAATCGATCTTAGATAAAACAGAGCGTCAAATGCAGTCTATCAGAGGCGAGCGAATTGGCATGATCTTCCAAGAACCTATGACGTCTCTGAACCCCTATTTGCGAGTGGGAATTCAGGTTGCAGAAGCCATTATGTGCCATCGTAAAGTGTCTAAAAAGCAGGCTCAAATACGTGTTTTAGAACTGTTTGTTCTGGTTCATTTACCAAACCCTGAACAAGCTTACAGCAAGTTTCCACACGAATTTTCAGGCGGTCAGTTGCAACGTATTATGATTGCAATGGCACTGATAAATGAACCTGACATTCTAATTGCCGATGAACCGACCACTGCGCTAGATGTGACCGTACAGGCCGAAGTCTTGGATTTAATAAAAGAAATCCAGAATAAAATGGGCATGGCTATTTTATTCATTACGCACGATCTTGGCGTTGTTAAACATCTTGCAGACCGAGTGCTGGTGATGTGCAAAGGTGAAATTGTGGAAGAAGGGGAAACAGGACTACTTTTCCAGGAACCACAACACGAATATACCAAGATGCTGATTAATTCAGTCCCGAAAGGTCAAAAAGAGCCAATCGAAGCAACGGCTCCAGAACTGCTTCGAGCTGAAAATATTCAGGTTAAATTCCTGATTAAATCTCATTTTATACCCAGTAGATGTGAATATTTTGAAGCGGTGAAAGGTATCTCGCTTACACTGAAACAAGGTGAAACCTTGGGCATTGTTGGTGAGTCAGGCTCAGGTAAATCGACTCTGGGACGTGCCATTATTGGCCTACTGCCATTCTCTGGTAACCTTTCTTATAAAGGTCAAGACCTCAGCTTACTGAGTGATAAGGACAGGTTTGATCTGAAAAAAGACGTTCAGATGGTTTTTCAGGACCCGTACGGCTCTTTGTCACCACGTATGACCGTTGGCGAAATAATTACTGAAGGCTTAAGGGTGCACAAACCCCTGATGTCTAAACAGGAAAGGTTACAAAAAGCCTGTCTCGCGCTTGAAGAAGTACGCTTAGAGCCGAACTCAATCAATCGTTATCCGCACGAGTTTTCTGGTGGTCAGCGTCAGCGTATTGCAATTGCTAGAGCGCTGATCTTGAAACCGTCATTTATCTTGTTGGATGAACCAACCTCGGCACTCGACCGATCTGTTCAGCTCACCGTGATTGATTTACTTAAAGAGATCCAGGTTAAAAACAACATTGGTTTCATCTTCATCAGTCATGACCTTTCAGTCGTCAAAGCATTATCTGATCGGGTATTAGTAATGCAAAAAGGTAGAGTGATGGAGCAGGGAACAGCTGAGGACATATTCCATAACCCGCAGCACGATTACACTAAAAAACTTATCAATGCGTCGTTTGACTTGGATGAAGAGGCTATCGAGAGTGTAGCTTAG
- a CDS encoding TetR/AcrR family transcriptional regulator codes for MRIAEFDREKVLRSAMTSFMDKGYGKTSMQDLKQATGLHPGSIYCAFENKRGLLLAALEQYHLDRNAEFAGIFSGQRPVLTELKAYLDHIVLECQSCDASRACLLTKALNEVAEQDAEVHDIITLHLANWQQAITQVLQTAIDQKEIVSDRNADSRAHYLMMGIYGLRTFAHTHPEGNTIQQLAEQLYQDVCR; via the coding sequence ATGCGTATTGCAGAATTTGATAGAGAAAAAGTACTGAGATCTGCTATGACCTCCTTCATGGATAAAGGTTACGGTAAGACAAGTATGCAAGACTTGAAACAAGCCACAGGTTTACACCCTGGTTCTATCTATTGTGCGTTCGAGAATAAACGTGGCCTTCTGTTAGCGGCACTAGAGCAGTACCACCTCGATAGAAATGCTGAGTTCGCTGGTATTTTTAGTGGTCAACGCCCAGTCCTTACAGAGCTTAAAGCCTATCTGGATCATATTGTTTTAGAGTGTCAGAGCTGCGATGCCTCTCGTGCTTGCTTACTGACTAAAGCGCTGAATGAAGTCGCAGAACAAGATGCAGAAGTACATGACATTATCACGCTTCATTTAGCTAACTGGCAACAAGCGATTACCCAGGTGCTGCAAACGGCAATTGATCAAAAAGAAATTGTAAGTGACCGAAACGCTGATTCACGCGCTCACTATCTAATGATGGGAATATATGGTTTAAGAACATTTGCCCACACACACCCTGAAGGAAATACCATACAGCAATTAGCCGAGCAGCTTTATCAAGATGTGTGTCGGTAA
- a CDS encoding DUF692 family multinuclear iron-containing protein, translating to MSVNNSGILVGVGLRHPHFTDILISAKDITLAKEIDFVEVHSENFFGQGGAALSVLQQVRETYPVSLHSTSMGLGSFADIPASYLTRLKQLTETIDPFLMSEHACFTWGHLQGTLQTVHSGDLLPIAHTHDNLKRMCEQVDKVQTYLGRQLIIENVSAYVQFDESYLSEAEFLTQLCQRTGAKILLDINNIAVNSLNFEGGNIQQSVCEYIHTLPVDSVAQIHLAGCSDVGADDMVIDDHARPVSDAVWQGYRQALARFGSIPTLVEWDTDLPTWSVLVGEAKKARDIADAVLGINVVSQALGASNV from the coding sequence ATGTCGGTAAATAATAGCGGTATTTTAGTGGGTGTTGGCTTAAGGCACCCACACTTTACCGACATACTGATTTCAGCTAAGGACATTACTTTAGCTAAGGAAATCGACTTTGTTGAAGTCCATTCAGAGAATTTTTTCGGTCAAGGCGGTGCTGCCTTATCTGTACTTCAACAGGTAAGGGAAACATACCCTGTCAGTTTACACTCAACCTCTATGGGACTCGGCTCATTTGCAGATATCCCTGCGAGTTATTTAACACGTTTAAAGCAATTAACCGAAACGATAGATCCTTTTTTGATGTCAGAACATGCTTGTTTTACATGGGGACATTTACAAGGGACCCTACAAACTGTACACAGCGGTGATTTGTTACCTATTGCGCACACGCACGACAACCTAAAGCGCATGTGTGAACAGGTAGACAAAGTCCAAACCTACTTAGGACGTCAGCTCATAATTGAAAACGTGTCAGCTTATGTACAATTTGATGAGAGCTATCTATCAGAGGCCGAATTTTTAACGCAACTGTGTCAGCGTACCGGCGCTAAAATACTATTAGATATTAATAACATTGCTGTTAATAGCTTAAATTTTGAAGGTGGTAATATTCAACAATCGGTCTGCGAGTATATTCATACACTACCGGTAGATAGTGTTGCGCAAATACATTTAGCAGGCTGTAGCGATGTGGGTGCTGATGACATGGTCATTGACGATCACGCTCGTCCTGTTTCTGATGCTGTATGGCAAGGCTACCGCCAAGCATTGGCACGTTTTGGCTCGATACCAACACTGGTGGAATGGGATACTGATTTACCAACATGGTCAGTATTAGTTGGCGAAGCAAAAAAGGCGCGTGATATAGCAGATGCAGTATTAGGTATTAATGTAGTAAGCCAGGCGTTAGGAGCTAGCAATGTGTAA
- a CDS encoding DNA-binding domain-containing protein has product MCKQHISEQQRLLDAIWSGDLSSKQLSNSTHGFSAQGIGIYRRNLLANAQRALSITFPTVFKLLDSDISAALVKSFLQTSPPTQGDWAQWGSEFAHFIATTDICEGYPYLADCTSLDWFVHCALHGRDQLLDQSSLEILGRCDPEDIFITFNHNVKLIKTSFPITEIFDAHHQENEDERKAALNSANEYLSSALVDHLAMIYRPEFQPYVARLTCSEGRFTQSLIGGHSLAQSLDAIKGKEYGEEHVPDCSFQHFSFQQWLLNAIENNLIHYFKESHS; this is encoded by the coding sequence ATGTGTAAGCAGCATATAAGTGAGCAGCAACGACTGCTAGATGCTATTTGGAGTGGCGACCTCTCGAGTAAGCAGCTTTCAAATAGCACGCATGGATTTAGCGCACAAGGCATCGGTATTTATCGTCGTAACTTACTTGCAAATGCTCAGCGCGCACTCAGTATCACTTTTCCAACGGTGTTTAAGTTACTTGATAGTGATATCAGCGCCGCTTTAGTTAAGTCGTTTTTGCAAACATCACCTCCAACACAGGGTGATTGGGCACAATGGGGAAGTGAATTTGCTCATTTTATCGCTACAACCGATATATGTGAGGGTTATCCATATCTTGCTGATTGTACTTCTCTTGATTGGTTTGTTCATTGTGCATTACACGGCAGAGATCAACTCCTCGATCAAAGTTCGTTAGAGATACTAGGACGCTGTGATCCAGAAGACATATTTATTACCTTTAATCACAATGTGAAATTGATTAAAACGTCTTTTCCAATTACTGAGATCTTTGATGCCCATCATCAGGAAAATGAAGACGAACGTAAAGCTGCATTGAACAGTGCCAATGAATACTTATCGTCAGCGCTGGTGGATCATCTAGCCATGATCTATCGACCTGAATTTCAACCTTACGTAGCTAGGTTAACCTGTAGTGAGGGGCGTTTTACTCAATCTTTAATAGGCGGGCATTCACTTGCTCAGTCACTTGATGCCATCAAGGGTAAAGAATATGGAGAAGAGCATGTTCCTGATTGTTCATTTCAGCATTTTTCGTTTCAACAATGGCTACTTAACGCGATAGAAAACAATTTAATTCATTATTTCAAAGAGAGTCACTCATGA
- a CDS encoding DUF2282 domain-containing protein — translation MNNKLLVSAALAAVMSTGVIASAEAGSKKEKCYGVAKAGQNDCANLAGTHSCAGQSTLSDDKGEWKLVTKGTCSTLGGLSKKEAKKLYLASK, via the coding sequence ATGAATAACAAACTATTAGTAAGCGCAGCACTGGCGGCTGTTATGTCTACGGGTGTCATTGCGTCAGCTGAAGCTGGAAGTAAAAAAGAAAAGTGTTATGGCGTCGCTAAAGCAGGTCAAAACGACTGTGCTAACTTGGCTGGTACGCATTCATGTGCGGGACAATCAACCCTCAGTGATGACAAAGGTGAATGGAAACTCGTGACAAAAGGTACCTGCTCAACATTGGGTGGATTATCAAAGAAAGAAGCCAAGAAGTTATATTTAGCCTCTAAATAA